The genomic window AAGGACAAATGTCAGAGAGGAGGATACAATCATCTTGACCTGGCGAGTTTGGAGGATAAAGAAGTTATTGTAATAAAAGACAACGAGCGGAACAATCCCAATAATACGGAAGGTGCGGTCTGCCTTTTCAAGCAAGGCTCCTCTGAGGAACTCAACGTTGTAAGCTGGCTGAGCAACGACCTTCAGAAGTACGCAATTGGATTTCAGCACGCACTGAAACCTGCAAGTGGTTGTCGTAAAACTCAGCCCTACACCATCTCATCCGACAAACTGATCCCTACTAACTCTGGTCAAAGGGGGAGCTCAGACGAACCTTCCTATGTCAATAAACTCTGCTCCCTGGTTGTTCAAAAAGCACGTCAGGAGATCAAGGATAAACTGGAATGTAGTGGCATGCGCCAGCCCTCTACTGCTGATCGTAAGGTTTCAACTCCGGCATCCCCGGATAGTTGTTCAGAAAAGCCCTGGTCCatggatttgcatgcaaaagacatTTTCGGCATGGCATTGAAGATGATACAGCAACACTTAGTGGAAAAAAACAGGGAAGTTGTCCGTGAGTCACATTCCACTACGCCAAGCTATACTCACAGGGAGTCTGCTAATTATGACCGGGCTGGAGCATGTCAAAGACCCATATCTACCCCAGTGGCAGGTGGGTTACAAGAACCCCACCATGAACCGAAGCCAGGTATATCAGGGATCCTTTTGTCACTCGTCCAAAAGGTCTTGCGCGATGCTGCTTCAAGTATCGAAGACAGCTGCGATGGGCACCGGGCTTATAAGCCACCCGCCACTTCGTAAATCAGGCTCAGGAGGGAAAAGGCCTTATCAAAAACAGACTAATGGAAGACGGGATATGTATGGCAATATGGATCAGATAAGCAAACAATTTATTGACCAGTTGGTGTGATCTGTGATGAAGTTGAGCCCATTCCTGGCCAAGGCAATCAGTGGTTCCAATTTAGTGACTGGTGACATCTCAGAAAACTGCAACTGTCACAATTGCTCATCATAAAGCTCAGAAGGGCAAAGAGAAGACCTTTCTTCTGTGGGGGAAATCTGACAGGAGGCAACTGGGTGTAATCCATTCTGGGCACAGTGGTTAACACACATAACCAGAAGGTCAATGTTTTATAGAGCAGAGAGTTCAAGCTTATGCCTCCTCCCGCACAGTTAATGGTTGCTTCTTAATTTGCTGCCCAAACTGAGGTCGACAAAATAGGAACGATGGAGAATTGTCTGGGAAGAGCTATAGCAAGGGGGATATGTGGAAAGAGTTGCTGAGATACGCTGGAGAACAACAGATGGATGCCACCGTGGGAAAGACACTCATCTGGCTCCTTGCTACCATGGCAGGAGCCAACTTGTCCCTCTCTTATTGCTTCAGCCCAGCCTAGGCACCTACCCACTCTTCTTTGGAACAAcaactgccaccaccaccacagcctcattatttaaaaacaacaaaacaataacaccaaCCAACAACAGCAGACACAGAGAATTCAACTGGTAGATAAAATTGTAGCTGGGCAAGATCATCAATTAAAAACATTGTAAAAAGTGAAAGCCGAAGGAGACTCTTTTGTTAATCCACTGGACAGATTCCCACCCCGCCAGGTGCTACTACACAGGTTCTCAGTGAGCTTAGAATGCTGCTTTAAGAAAGCCAAGGTTCTCCAGCTGGAAGGTGCTATTCAAAACCAGGCAAATTAATCATGcttttgcttaatttgctttcTTAGCAATGACCATGAAATGCTTGTTTTGCAGAACTTGGATGAGGTTTTGGGCAGTGATTAGGAAACGGCTAAACTTCCAGAGTGGTAACATACAGGGAAAAGGGGACATAGAGGGACAGACTAGGGGCAAAACTCATCTTCATATCACAGGATCTCTTACTGCCTGCCTGATTTAACTTTCTCAACATATCCATTATTTATTGCAGAGAATGAGAATACATTTTATTCCCAAGATTTGGTGGGGCAGGGGTAAGCCACATCGTGGAGTGTGGTCATTGCCATGCATGCTAATTCCAAACCTATTGATCTTAAAAACTTTTTAATGGCTCAAGAGCATGGGCTCGTTCACAGAACACCTTCAAAGTGATCCCACCAAATGatcacaaaacacatcacctttTAGCTCAGGTTCCATTTTGGGGTATCTTCTAAGATAGGGAAGAAGACAGGGAAAACACCACCATTACTCTTATGTGTGAAACTCACAGGCTCCTGGTATCGGGTGGCAAGGCAATGGGAGGTTTCATCACTGAAATGGGGCTGGGAAGGTGTACAGACCTTTTAGGTAGTAGAGGGAAGCAGAATTGTGACTTTATGTGGCTGTAGTGCAAAATCCAATTAGCACATTTCAGGAGGAGGCTGCTATGCACCTCTTGGAGCCAACAGTGCCACACAACTGCTGGAATAATCTCCACTCACCACTGCAGCTCCAAAACTGGGAGGGAAGCTGGAAACACCCAgggcattctctccccccccctctctcactatGGCAACAAGCACAATCATGGTGACCAGGAGAGCATCACCTTTAATGATGAAGTATGATAAGGTAGGTCATaagaaacagtttttaaaaggtgTGAACCATTTATGAAGAGTCCTTCCAGGTTGTGCACTGCCGTCACTCCCTTGTGCAGAAAAAAGGGCTCAATAGCCAGCTTGTACTAGGTGAGCCACCTGTAACAGGAATGAGGAAAAGTGCCAGTGGACTACAGAAACTGATGAAGAGCTACATTTTGATATGCAGACCCTGTTTCAGTTGTATGAGTGAATGTGGATGATATTCTGAACAATTCTCATCTCTGTAGGTAGTAAAGGTCATAGGGCGGGTAACAAATGTGGAATGAAGCAGGCCCACAACTTACACAGAGGCTATGTTCCAGGgattgcacctaaagccaaaactgcgtatagtcaaaacccattgggttcaatagtgggtgggattgccaaagtcatttttcacaGAACCCTGCACCTTTCTCACCCCCTTTTAATTTTCTGGGTAAACCTGAATGCACATAAGTTAAAAGCGTGCAAGTTGCAGACTTACtgtactcctttttttttttttttggctgtacATTGTGAGATATCTTTGACACCCATTTTATTCAATGAATGTctgttttttttaacccaaacaaAAAGCAACGTATTTTATCACCCAGTCCACATATCTTTTTTCTACTACAGCTATATCCAGGCACTATAATTGTTAATGCCATTATCCAAAGAAGCCCACGGTCTTTAAGATTTAGCATTTATGGGTATTCCAAGTGCTGCTATACGAGCGGATGGAAGTCATAGTCCAAAGCATTTGAAGGGCACTGGGCTAGGGAAGGCTGAATCATATAACCACAATACAGACTATAAAGGGACACACCAACAAGGCACAACACAGCAATTTGAATCCCCACTGCATGTCCCATGCTTTAGCTCTCCCCATAGTATTTTGGGGGAGTGGTTCAACAGAAAAGCAGGTTAAAGTGATGTTTGGTTCTTTTTTAGTTCAGATAGGAATTTTCTGTTAAACAAGAAATGATTGCACATCATCTGTGTTTGTATGCCGTCCAGGAAATACTTCATATGTTAGCTATGTCAGCTGCTATAATCCTATAGGAGATATTTAGTCCTTTGGAACCTGGTAACAGAAATACTAAGGCTGGGATATTCTTAAATCTACTCTTTTGGTAAGAATTTAATTTGGGATTTGAAATTAGCATGAACCCTACCAGAAGAGGGGAGAAATTAGCTTGTTTAGTATGCTTTATAATTAAAAGGAAATTGGTTGTTTCGACTCCTGGCTGACCTAAAGTATACTTGTCAGTATTTAGCAGCATGATCTGCTTCCCTCGTGAACTGCTTCAACTGAATGAGTGGAAAAAAGTATCTACAGTACATCTTGACAGGGCTGCTGCATCTCGTTATCTCTAGGAATACCTCATATATGCTTGCCAACAGATCCATAATTCTGCTGTACTTCTCAGATGTGAAGGAAAGGCAGAATGATTTTGAATGGCCCCTTGTCAGTTGCAAAAGAtctttctgctttttgtgcaggtcacacacacagccatgttAACTAGACATCCCAagaaggatcatagaatcatagaactgtagagtggaaAGGAACCCTGAGAGCCATCTAGTCTAGCCCCTTGCAATTCTCTGCTTTCTCAAGACCTGTGTACTACCAAATGGCCAGCGAAAGAAGGGTCTGAGACCTGTGCAACTCTTCCTTTCTCCCCAGCaagaatggggaatctgtggctctccagattatgctgggcttcaactcccatcaattcCCCAGTCtgcatggccagttgtcagggattaAAGGAGCTGGACTCCAATAAAGTCTTGGAGGGCTACTAGTGTCCCATCTCTGTTCTAGACAACACAGATTCTAAAATTTTGTTCTAGTGTATTTCTTTGGGTCAGGCGCTTCCCCTGCCCCTGCAGATGTAAAATTCttgttcaaaaaaataaaaaaggatgcaaATGCGGAGAATGGGATGGGTTCACCAATAGACAAGAGATCAAACGCATTGAGCTTCATGTTCCCAGCAGAAGCCTCTTCAGGAGCACCTAAGCAGTCTTGTTATCCCATTTAGCTATGATTCCCTTTGATACATACTTATGGGTGAACTGGGGATTTCCAACCCGTTTCAGCAACTGCAAGACTATGGATGGCTGCAGATCTTCTACATTAATTCAAAAAGGAGCAATTTTGTGtatccagtaaaaaaaaaaaagcacagaatgCAAGGTTGTAAAGCTACTGTCATGAATCCCATGGAGATATATCATGGAAAGGATGGTTTGATTCTAAGGAAGAATGGGCAGAGCTCAGGGATTTGGAGATTGATGCCCCTGGGGTGGGTGGTTAGGAGGATGGGGGAAGTGAAAAAGGCAACTCCAGAAGCCTCTAACCTTGGTGAGGGGGGGAGGAGTCTAGGGAACGGAGAGCGGGATCAGGGGAGGGACTAAGCAGGTTGGCAGAGGAGTGTTCCACCATGGTGACACCCTGAGTCAGATACCTCCTGCTGCGAAGTGGGCCTGGCGCATCCCTCCTGTCAGTGAAGAGCTTCCACCTTTGAGGAAGGTGACAGAGTGAAATTGGATGCTTAACTGGCACAGAGACCATCTCCATCTCCAAGGACATGGAGACACCAGCAGCAGCATGAACAAGCCTCACAGACCCAACTCATTCAAAGGAGCGCCTGTTTGCATGCTATGTCCCGGGACACTGGCTGCTTGCCATGCTATCAGCTTTGTCCACCTCGCTCTTCAAAAGGAAAGTGAGAGGGGCATATCACTTGTTGTATCAATATAGTTTGCACTTAGCCATCTATCTATACCTCTAATGTACCAGCTGCACCTTATAACCTGTTCCTTTCCTATGTAACCACAGACTCACaacagcattgtagagttggaagggaccccgagggtcatccagtccaaccccgtgccaaTCAGGTTTACGCAGCAAAACCTTTGCACAGT from Lacerta agilis isolate rLacAgi1 chromosome 9, rLacAgi1.pri, whole genome shotgun sequence includes these protein-coding regions:
- the LOC117052926 gene encoding A-kinase anchor protein 4-like, which translates into the protein MAHEIDWLRSQAAVCKVNHYNPEGQKDQDRKMICFVDVSSLNMKDKCQRGGYNHLDLASLEDKEVIVIKDNERNNPNNTEGAVCLFKQGSSEELNVVSWLSNDLQKYAIGFQHALKPASGCRKTQPYTISSDKLIPTNSGQRGSSDEPSYVNKLCSLVVQKARQEIKDKLECSGMRQPSTADRKVSTPASPDSCSEKPWSMDLHAKDIFGMALKMIQQHLVEKNREVVRESHSTTPSYTHRESANYDRAGACQRPISTPVAGGLQEPHHEPKPGISGILLSLVQKVLRDAASSIEDSCDGHRAYKPPATS